In a genomic window of Thermogemmata fonticola:
- a CDS encoding flagellar biosynthetic protein FliR, which yields MSVAWAAYAGLLLARIAAWAAVLPVIAGRTPPLVRVGMAVAIAGFYLAGQPPPWDARWAALADRLHAVVYLLGVLREVLIGAAMGVLFGLWLMPARVAGEFLSFQIGLNVAPLPGPTGDEAAGTLTALLEVLAALVFLSLDGHHILLAVLHASWSVLPLGGTALPQAAPMVQGLKTSYELGLLLAGPVAACLVLLAVTLALLARTAPQLNIYSVGFTLQVTVVLLASAVLVPEMVQAMQAVVHGYGGQLPQMLRGD from the coding sequence ATGAGCGTAGCGTGGGCGGCCTATGCTGGGTTGCTTTTGGCGCGGATCGCCGCGTGGGCGGCAGTCTTACCGGTGATAGCGGGCCGGACTCCGCCTCTGGTCCGCGTGGGCATGGCGGTTGCGATCGCTGGGTTTTACCTGGCAGGTCAACCGCCTCCTTGGGATGCGCGCTGGGCGGCTCTTGCCGATCGCCTCCACGCAGTCGTTTACCTGCTCGGAGTACTCCGGGAGGTGCTGATTGGCGCTGCGATGGGAGTTCTGTTCGGTTTATGGCTAATGCCGGCGCGGGTCGCAGGGGAATTTCTCAGCTTTCAGATCGGCTTGAATGTGGCGCCGCTGCCGGGTCCGACCGGCGACGAGGCGGCGGGTACCCTGACGGCCTTATTGGAAGTTCTGGCGGCCTTGGTATTTTTGAGCCTGGATGGCCACCACATTCTCTTGGCGGTCTTACATGCCTCCTGGAGCGTGCTCCCGCTCGGCGGGACAGCCTTACCTCAAGCGGCACCTATGGTTCAGGGACTGAAAACGTCCTACGAATTGGGACTACTGCTGGCGGGACCGGTGGCAGCGTGCTTGGTGTTGCTGGCCGTCACTTTGGCCCTGTTGGCCCGCACCGCCCCCCAGCTCAATATCTACTCGGTGGGTTTCACCCTTCAAGTGACCGTTGTGCTGCTAGCTAGCGCTGTCTTGGTGCCGGAGATGGTCCAGGCTATGCAGGCAGTGGTGCACGGCTACGGAGGGCAGTTGCCGCAGATGCTCCGGGGGGACTGA
- a CDS encoding flagellar biosynthetic protein FliQ, translating into MEQIIYMMQELFLVALIVSFPALIASLIVGLIVSIFQTVTSIQDQTLSYVPRILLVGLIIVITFGFTLQQATEFARRMILTAVSMAH; encoded by the coding sequence ATGGAACAAATCATATATATGATGCAGGAGCTTTTCTTGGTTGCATTGATTGTATCTTTTCCAGCTTTGATAGCCAGTCTAATTGTTGGCTTGATTGTCAGCATATTTCAGACAGTGACTAGTATTCAGGATCAAACACTCAGTTATGTACCGCGTATCTTGTTAGTTGGCCTCATTATTGTGATTACTTTCGGATTCACATTACAACAGGCTACTGAATTTGCACGTCGGATGATTCTGACAGCCGTTTCAATGGCGCATTAA
- the fliP gene encoding flagellar type III secretion system pore protein FliP (The bacterial flagellar biogenesis protein FliP forms a type III secretion system (T3SS)-type pore required for flagellar assembly.) — translation MNDLADLFGPQGLNFAGLSPPVQIALLLGLTVLLPALVVTATSFTRCVIVLAFVRQALATPNVPPNLVLTGLSLFLTFYIMQPVFHEIDQKALRPYMQQQMSGQEAFRQGVDIYKRFLLRHTRKSDLSLFLHFAGLSENPQLQKPEDTPFFVVLPAFVISELKTAFLMGFCIYLPFLMVDLVVASVLTSMGMVMMPPVTISAPFKVLLFVLADGWHLISYALTASFGST, via the coding sequence GTGAACGATCTCGCTGACCTGTTCGGACCACAGGGTCTCAACTTCGCCGGTTTATCGCCGCCGGTCCAAATTGCCTTGCTTTTGGGTCTAACCGTTCTCCTGCCCGCGCTGGTCGTGACAGCGACCTCCTTCACCCGCTGTGTCATTGTGCTGGCTTTTGTCCGCCAAGCGCTGGCCACCCCCAACGTCCCTCCGAATCTGGTCTTAACGGGCCTATCTCTGTTTCTCACGTTCTATATCATGCAGCCAGTATTTCATGAAATAGATCAGAAAGCATTGCGACCCTATATGCAACAGCAAATGTCAGGTCAGGAAGCATTCCGGCAAGGGGTAGATATTTATAAACGATTTCTCCTTCGCCATACACGCAAAAGTGATTTGTCTCTGTTTTTGCACTTCGCAGGGTTATCAGAAAATCCACAATTGCAAAAGCCGGAGGATACTCCATTCTTTGTAGTCCTGCCCGCATTTGTCATCAGTGAATTGAAAACGGCATTCCTGATGGGATTCTGCATCTATTTGCCGTTCCTGATGGTGGACCTCGTCGTGGCAAGTGTCTTGACCTCAATGGGCATGGTGATGATGCCGCCGGTGACCATCTCCGCACCGTTCAAGGTGTTGCTCTTTGTTCTGGCGGACGGCTGGCATTTGATCAGCTATGCCTTGACAGCCAGTTTCGGCAGCACGTGA